ATAGGTACGAATCAAGGTGAGCGCCCCTTTCATTCAGGTTTCACCTGGCCGCCCAGATCATGGTCGGGAGGTGAGCGGAGGTCAGACGGGCCGATGGTGTCTACGCTACCACAGATGCGGGAGGGCTGTATCTTAGTCATTCGTGTCATTCCGTACCTCAGACCATGGTCTGACGCCCGTCAACGGGGAAGTCGTCGCGCGGCGACAGCGGCAGGCCCAGGTCGACCTGCCTGGAGCCTGCCGAGGGTGAGAGGTCAGGGGGTGCAGAGGGGACCGTCCTGTCGCGCGATGCCTGCAAGCGAGGCGTAGGGAAGCTTCACCTCGACGCGACCGCTCGAGTACGGGGCGACCTGGTAGGGCGTGAAGACGATGACCAGGTTCTTGCCGTCGAGGTAGAACACGGTGTAGTTGTCGGCCTTGGGCGCGCTGCCCTCATTGCCCCACCGCGCGTCGTTCTTCACGTCCTCCCGCAGGAAGAGCTTCTCGCGGCAGCGGCGGGACAGCTCGGCCAGATACGGGCTCGCGGGCTTGAAGAGATCGCCCAGGTGCAGCTCCTTTCCGCTGCGACCGTCGAACAGGCGCGTGGCAGTCAGGGGCATGGGGTGCGCGCCTCCCTGGTCGAGGCCCCCGACCGTCTCCACCGACAGCCATCGCTCGCTCACGTAACGGGTCTGGGTGATGACGAGTAGATGCCACATTCGGTCGCGCTCCCTCCCCGCTCTGCGCAGCTGGCCCTCGAAATCGGCGATGAGTTCCTGCGCGCCCCTCATGAGCGCGGTGTTCACGGCGCGCTGCCCCGAGGTTGGCGCGGCGTACTGGGTCACCTGGACATCGACGGTGCAGCGCCCGGGCTGCGCCTTCTTGAGGGTCACGACGGTGACCCGTGGGGTCGCGGTGGCGGCGGCGACGGCCCCCAGCGCGAGCAGGCACAGCAGGGTGGAGATACGAACGACTTTCTTCATGCCCATCGTTTCTCGGCGCGTGCGTCGTTCTCCCTCGGGAGAGAGGCTTGAAGCGCAGCGCACCGAGACGATTTCCGCGGAGGTGAA
The Pseudomonadota bacterium DNA segment above includes these coding regions:
- a CDS encoding DUF3298 domain-containing protein, which encodes MGMKKVVRISTLLCLLALGAVAAATATPRVTVVTLKKAQPGRCTVDVQVTQYAAPTSGQRAVNTALMRGAQELIADFEGQLRRAGRERDRMWHLLVITQTRYVSERWLSVETVGGLDQGGAHPMPLTATRLFDGRSGKELHLGDLFKPASPYLAELSRRCREKLFLREDVKNDARWGNEGSAPKADNYTVFYLDGKNLVIVFTPYQVAPYSSGRVEVKLPYASLAGIARQDGPLCTP